In Tripterygium wilfordii isolate XIE 37 chromosome 15, ASM1340144v1, whole genome shotgun sequence, one DNA window encodes the following:
- the LOC120017166 gene encoding mediator of RNA polymerase II transcription subunit 13-like isoform X1, whose translation MWTNVFKIVGLHQLSWFQFLPQESDDNSLPDKSVKSEQKDAAMLQVISAHLQLQKEGFFSTWTNSFVGPWDPSQGLHNPDEKIKLWLFLPERHSSVVETAQPAVSRLKVIASGLWLAPGDSEEVAAALSQALRNCIERALSGLSYVRFGDVFTKSHPSHSEEPLWRRQPVVEFIFAATEEAIFVHVIMSAKHIRALSSGDMEQLLTRSSNRSGYGLPVIVSPHGMRGWLTGCCPNDLVKQVYLRSRTSNGSIIQHYVSQGSGCQLRGQNCYVEVTIGCPRSESEKALQSNSNSIRNLPRYNVAESPVVGRGDQKVSPDHLLARERTFIYPAEAVVVPVLQTPFAKSSLKRFWLQNWIGPSLPGSSFFVHCAGNAVSMHGSWIETSGVHMECSYNSSSNSNSSSVSSISSSSSDSEYKMTTGSGDLEADADSLTCRKSGLSSSDQIENDSSKLGLKRPRASTAESFGQAGTVTNAHMQDAYKSDFGSGEVNNSDITGVANEQIGSHWDWDDDDKGIGMDIQALLSEFGDFGDFFENDVLPFGEPPGTAESQALMFPAPECGDVDGSPGMVDVSNQMLLPVGFPTFDNFNTPPAVTEECVSKNQEVENSGMSIAIDPIDCPPASLTSEFDHLIKAEALMTFAPEYGAVETPTSELSLSKFRNPYVPKSCKLESSNSSPNNYVYGATPPSSPCLDVSDEKTGTVVNPKICPGRHDANGIRQSGKYYIYVDSGKMKQDKKLFTNNGGTAASDGMATSALSTFNSTNAVNSIQSKISEGTSATEHILLSTKTVLATEVECIMFQASMCKMRHLLLSSSIPAPPSLSWLTGSTVLNQLAGDCSTMTDNVSSWYEVKKKESIPVRIAGDFDGVVQDGHLSAPVGVWRSVGVANVSKPTNSPSIEVIPSLPHHAFTEEGILSYQQTQHLMELLDGLPLLVQQATSFVDVALDTDCGDGPYGWLALQEQWRRGFSCGPSMVHAGCGGTLASCHSLDIAGVELIDPLSADIHPSSVISLLQSEIKTALKTAFGNLVGPLSVIDWCKGRSQSCDTPMTGDGSFAESNISEYRDSSSTFTSSVGEPMSPTQSSAGSSTLKVTSATDGSKVDETCQRRSSQEIELEQQLCCRLRPTLSVLPSPAILVGFQDDWLKTSACSLQHWEKAPLEPYAMQKRISYNVICPDIDPLISAATDFFQQLGTVYGTCRLGTHSPHSLGNQMEIDSGKLSSSGFVLLDCPRSMKIESSDASLVGSISDYLLSLSNGWDMTSYLKSLTKAIKALKIGQCLPTNPKEGISSPCMVIYVVCPFPEPNAVLQTVVASSIAVGSVILAPERERRSVLKSQVEKALSCSAAVDEALVSNVLALSGFSIPKLVLQIITVDAIFRVTTPALNDLVILKETAFTIYNKARRIPRGSSNDAIPSSLLSTRSHSVLTQMAPIPGMWKDCLGPRVTGTSLPREGQIDAGLRSGSWDNSWQTTRSMGSNCDPNRNGESVVHDEIRYMFEPLFILAEPGSLEHAVSPSALGNLASESSKPLVDDGSGGFIQSTGSAGTTDTGLGSQLDLPEPDGFGSGCQRTLASLHCCYGWTEDWRWLACVWTDARGELLDSHIFPFGGISSRQDTKGLQCLFVQILHQGCQILQACSSSDTDAAKPRDFMIARIGSFYELEYLEWQKAIYSVGGSDVKKWPLQLRRSVPDGMPANNNGSSLQQQDMSLIQDRTLPSSPNPLYSLHSKTSGFMKGVLGQPNTRKQLMGSHVVADNSRGMLQWVQSISFAAISMDHSLHLVLQADSLSSGSLVGIDGKSGAGGTQGVNGMGPSCYLEGFTPVKSLGSTSAAYMLIPSPSMRFLPPTPLQLPTCLTTESPPLAHLLHSKGFAIPLSTGFVVSKAVPSMRKDCRSNSREEWPSVLSVSLIDYYGSNNVPRDKLLRGVMKQGGRTPSSEAKDFEIETHFILKSIAAEIHALSWMTASPAYLERRTALPFHCDMVLRLRRLLDFAEKELSRQPDSSC comes from the exons ATGTGGACGAATGTTTTCAAGATT GTAGGTCTTCATCAACTATCGTGGTTCCAGTTTCTTCCTCAGGAATCTGATGACaattctttacctgacaaaag TGTGAAATCAGAGCAAAAAGATGCTGCCATGTTGCAGGTCATTTCGGCTCACCTGCAATTGCAGAAGGAGGGATTTTTCAGCACATGGACAAATTCTTTTGTTGGACCTTGGGATCCATCTCAAGGCTTGCATAATCCgg ATGAAAAAATCAAGCTTTGGCTTTTTCTTCCAGAACGCCATTCATCCGTTGTTGAGACTGCTCAACCTGCAGTTTCTAGGTTAAAAG TTATCGCTTCTGGACTTTGGTTGGCTCCTGGGGACTCAGAAGAGGTTGCAGCCGCACTTTCTCAGGCTTTAAGAAATTGTATCGAGAG AGCACTAAGTGGACTTTCCTATGTGAGATTTGGAGATGTATTCACAAAATCTCATCCGTCTCATAGCGAAGAACCTTTGTG GAGACGGCAGCCCGTGGTGGAGTTCATCTTTGCTGCAACTGAAGAGGCAATCTTTGTCCACGTCATAATGTCTGCAAA GCATATTCGTGCACTTTCTAGTGGTGACATGGAACAGTTGTTAACGCGTTCATCTAACAGATCTGGTTACGGACTTCCAG TGATTGTTTCTCCTCATGGAATGCGTGGTTGGCTCACAGGATGTTGCCCAAATGATCTTGTCAAACAAGTGTATTTGAG ATCCAGGACATCAAATGGATCTATTATACAGCATTATGTTTCTCAAGGTTCTGGTTGTCAGCTGAGGGGACAAAATTGCTATGTTGAAGTTACAATTGGTTGCCCTAGATCTGAAAGTGAGAAGGCACTGCAATCAAACTCAAATTCCATCAGGAATTTACCTAGGTATAATGTTGCAGAATCTCCTGTGGTTGGAAGAGGTGACCAGAAGGTATCACCAGATCATTTATTGGCAAGAGAGAGAACATTTATCTATCCCGCTGAGGCAGTGGTTGTCCCCGTCTTACAAACACCATTTGCCAAATCTTCATTGAAGAG ATTTTGGCTGCAAAACTGGATAGGGCCATCTTTGCCTGGTTCATCTTTCTTTGTGCATTG TGCTGGCAATGCAGTGTCTATGCATGGATCTTGGATTGAGACCAGCGGAGTACACATGGAGTGCAGTTACAACAGCAGTAGCAATAGTAATAGTAGCAGTGTTAGCTCAATTAGCAGCAGCTCCAGTGATAGTGAATATAAGATGACTACTGGTTCTGGAGACCTTGAGGCTGATGCAGATTCATTAACATGTCGAAAGTCCGGTTTATCTTCTAGTGATCAGATAGAAAACGATTCCTCCAAATTG GGTTTGAAGCGCCCTCGAGCAAGTACAGCAGAGTCATTTGGTCAAGCGGGTACGGTCACTAATGCTCACATGCAAGATGCATACAAATCTGATTTTGGTTCTGGAGAAGTAAACAATTCAGATATCACAGGAGTTGCAAATGAGCAGATAGGATCTCATTGGGATTGGGATGATGACGACAAAGGTATAGGCATGGATATCCAAGCTCTACTCTCCGAGTTTGGAGATTTCGGGGACTTTTTTGAGAATGATGTTTTACCTTTTGGGGAG CCTCCTGGAACTGCAGAGTCACAAGCTCTAATGTTCCCTGCTCCAGAATGTGGAGATGTTGATGGCAGCCCAGGCATGGTGGATGTTTCAAATCAGATGCTTTTACCTGTAGGTTTTCCAACTTTTGATAACTTTAATACTCCTCCCGCAGTCACTGAGGAGTGTGTGAGCAAAAATCAAGAAGTGGAAAACAGTGGAATGAGCATTGCCATTGATCCAATTGACTGCCCTCCAGCTTCTTTGACAAGTGAGTTTGATCATCTAATTAAAGCTGAAGCTTTGATGACATTTGCTCCGGAGTATGGAGCAGTTGAGACCCCTACCAGTGAGTTATCTTTATCTAAATTCAGAAACCCATATGTCCCAAAATCATGTAAACTGGAGAGCTCAAATTCAAGCCCAAACAATTACGTTTATGGTGCGACACCGCCTTCTTCACCCTGCTTAGATGTATCAGATGAGAAGACTGGCACTGTTGTCAATCCAAAAATCTGCCCTGGAAGACATGATGCAAACGGTATTCGTCAATCAGGTAAATATTACATTTATGTGGACAGTGGGAAAATGAAACAAGATAAGAAATTATTCACCAACAATGGTGGCACTGCTGCTAGTGATGGAATGGCGACATCTGCATTGTCAACTTTCAATTCTACAAATGCTGTGAATTCCATCCAGAGTAAAATATCTGAAGGAACATCAGCAACAGAGCATATCCTCTTATCTACGAAAACTGTCCTGGCTACTGAAGTTGAATGCATTATGTTCCAAGCTTCTATGTGCAAGATGAGGCACCTACTCTTATCATCCAGTATACCTGCACCTCCTAGCTTGAGTTGGTTAACTGGAAGCACTGTTTTGAATCAGCTGGCTGGTGACTGTAGTACAATGACTGACAATGTATCTAGCTGGTATgaagtgaagaaaaaagaatctATACCAGTTAGAATAGCTGGTGATTTTGATGGTGTTGTTCAAGATGGGCATTTGAGTGCACCTGTTGGTGTTTGGCGTTCTGTTGGAGTTGCTAACGTATCAAAACCTACTAATTCACCAAGTATTGAAGTTATCCCATCTTTGCCTCATCACGCATTCACTGAGGAAGGCATTCTCTCTTACCAGCAGACACAGCACCTAATGGAGCTTCTTGATGGCTTGCCATTACTAGTCCAGCAAGCTacatcttttgttgatgtggctttGGACACAGATTGTGGCGATGGCCCTTATGGTTGGCTTGCATTGCAAGAGCAATGGAGGCGGGGTTTCTCATGTGGTCCGTCAATGGTCCATGCAGGATGCGGGGGAACTTTGGCTTCTTGTCATTCATTGGACATTGCTGGTGTGGAGTTAATTGATCCTCTTTCTGCAGAT ATTCATCCTTCTTCTGTGATCAGTTTGCTGCAGTCTGAAATCAAAACAGCCTTAAAAACTGCATTTGGAAATTTAGTTGGTCCCTTGTCTGTCATAGATTGGTGCAAAGGACGCAGTCAATCATGTGATACACCAATGACTGGGGATGGATCTTTTGCAGAGTCCAATATAAGTGAATACCGAGATTCTTCAAGTACTTTTACTTCATCTGTTGGAGAACCAATGAGTCCAACTCAGTCTTCTGCTGGATCTTCTACCCTCAAAG TTACCAGTGCAACAGATGGGTCAAAAGTGGATGAGACATGCCAAAGAAGATCAAGCCAAGAAATAGAGTTGGAGCAGCAATTGTGCTGTCGTCTTAGACCAACGCTTTCTGTTCTGCCTTCACCTGCGATACTTGTGGG GTTCCAGGATGATTGGCTTAAGACATCGGCATGCTCTTTACAACACTGGGAGAAGGCTCCTCTCGAACCATATGCTATGCAAAAGCGT ATTAGTTACAACGTTATATGTCCAGACATTGATCCCCTAATTTCTGCTGCTACCGACTTTTTCCAACAGCTGGGAACTG TTTACGGGACATGCAGACTGGGAACTCATTCACCTCATAGCTTGGGAAACCAGATGGAAATTGACTCTGGGAAATTGTCATCTTCTGGTTTTGTTCTACTTGACTGCCCGCGTTCAATGAAGATTGAAAGCAGTGATGCATCCCTTGTGGGATCAATAAGCGATTATTTACTGTCTCTGTCAAACGGTTGGGATATGACAAGTTATCTTAAGTCTCTTACGAAGGCTATTAAAGCTTTGAAGATTGGTCAATGCTTACCCACAAATCCAAAAGAAGGAATTAGTAGTCCTTGCATG GTTATCTATGTAGTCTGCCCCTTCCCTGAGCCTAACGCGGTTCTACAAACAGTTGTTGCATCTTCTATTGCTGTGGGATCGGTTATTCTTGCaccagagagagaaagaagatctGTATTGAAGAGTCAGGTTGAGAAGGCACTAAGCTGTTCTGCAGCTGTCGATGAAGCATTGGTATCAAATGTTCTTGCATTATCAGGATTCAGTATTCCTAAATTAGTATTGCAGATTATTACAGTTGATGCCATATTCAGGGTTACAACACCAGCTCTTAATGACCTTGTCATTCTAAAAGAGACTGCTTTCACCATATACAACAAAGCGAGGCGAATTCCTCGAGGATCCTCTAATGATGCCATCCCATCATCATTGTTATCCACTAGATCACATTCAGTTTTGACACAAATGGCTCCTATTCCCGGGATGTGGAAGGACTGTCTTGGTCCTCGAGTCACTGGAACTTCTCTTCCCAGAGAGGGTCAAATAGATGCTGGTTTGAGATCTGGTAGCTGGGACAATTCGTGGCAAACAACTAGATCTATGGGTTCAAACTGTGATCCAAACAGAAATGGAGAATCTGTTGTCCATGATGAGATTCGTTATATGTTTGAACCACTTTTTATCCTTGCGGAACCCGGTTCTTTAGAGCATGCAGTATCACCTTCAGCTCTTGGTAACTTAGCCTCTGAATCTTCAAAGCCATTAGTTGATGATGGTAGTGGAGGCTTCATCCAAAGCACTGGTTCAGCAGGAACTACGGATACCGGACTGGGATCACAACTTGATTTACCTGAGCCTGATGGCTTTGGGTCTGGCTGTCAAAGGACTCTTGCAAGCCTGCATTGTTGCTATGGATGGACAGAGGATTGGCGCTGGTTGGCATGTGTCTGGACAGATGCCAGGGGAGAATTGCTAGACAGCCACATATTTCCTTTTGGTGGAATTAGCAGTCGGCAAGACACAAAGGGTTTGCAATGCCTGTTTGTGCAAATTCTTCATCAAGGCTGTCAGATACTTCAGGCATGCTCCTCATCTGATACCGATGCTGCCAAACCTAGGGATTTCATGATTGCACGTATTGGAAGTTTCTATGAGCTTGAATACCTAG AGTGGCAGAAAGCCATTTATTCAGTTGGGGGATCTGACGTAAAGAAATGGCCCCTGCAACTGCGGCGATCTGTGCCTGATGGGATGCCTGCCAACAATAATGGGTCTTCCTTGCAGCAACAAGACATGAGCTTGATCCAAGATAGAACTCTCCCCTCCTCACCTAATCCATTATATAGCCTTCATTCAAAGACCTCTGGCTTTATGAAAGGTGTTTTAGGACAACCCAATACGAGAAAGCAGCTTATGGGCTCACATGTAGTGGCTGACAACTCCAGAGGGATGCTTCAATGGGTGCAGAGCATTAGTTTTGCTGCGATCTCAATGGACCATTCTTTGCATTTAGTTTTGCAAGCTGATTCACTGTCTTCCG GTTCTTTGGTAGGTATTGATGGCAAGTCTGGTGCAGGAGGAACTCAGGGTGTTAATGGCATGGGGCCATCTTGCTATCTGGAAGGGTTCACTCCAGTTAAATCTCTTGGCTCAACATCTGCAGCTTATATGTTAATTCCATCCCCTAGCATGCGCTTCCTCCCACCAACACCTCTTCAGCTTCCCACATGCCTAACTACAGAGTCGCCACCTCTTGCCCATCTCCTTCACAGCAAGGGCTTTGCGATTCCCCTTTCCACTGGTTTTGTGGTTTCAAAAGCTGTACCTTCAATGAGGAAAGACTGTAGGAGTAACTCAAGAGAAGAATGGCCTTCGGTTCTTTCAGTCAGCCTCATTGATTATTATGGAAGTAATAATGTTCCTCGGGATAAACTTCTCAGGGGAGTCATGAAACAGGGAGGGCGTACTCCAAGCTCGGAAGCTAAAGATTTTGAAATTGAGACCCATTTCATCCTCAAGTCTATTGCAGCAGAGATTCATGCCCTGTCATGGATGACTGCGAGCCCGGCCTATTTGGAAAGACGAACTGCACTGCCATTCCATTGTGACATGGTTTTAAGATTGAGAAGGTTGCTTGATTTTGCTGAGAAAGAGCTCTCACGGCAGCCGGACAGCTCATGCTAA